In Vespula pensylvanica isolate Volc-1 chromosome 2, ASM1446617v1, whole genome shotgun sequence, the genomic window ACCCGTAGACAGTTTCATTCACTTTTCGACAATTCGCAATTCGATGACCGAAAATGAAAACGCCGATGTGAAACGTCCATTGTTCGATCTTTCACGGGACtatcgattcgataataattcgatcattttatCTCCGAATTTTGTCGAGATTGTTGAAGGAATTCCTCGATTTATGACCTCGCGAACAATCAATGCTGTTATATGCGAGCAATTCAAAACGAGCGATTCCGATGCGATTTGATTTGAAGAtctacacgtacatacatatgtacgtaagtatatacgtataacgtACGAACACGCTCGAAAACCCATAGGTAACTTTAATTAAGCGTAACCAATTACCTCGATTCACGATGCGTTACTACGTTCGGTTGGCCCGTAACTCGATTGCCCGAACTTTCGATCGTAGAAGACCAATTTTATTGCTCGACTCTTTACAATACGATCAACCCCATCGGAAATGACGTTCGTTCTTTAAATCGtatcatcctccttctcctccacctcctcacTATATAGaacacgattttatttttgtttcgctCGTTTCGCGAACGTAGATTCCGAGTTGCTCactcgcttgcttgcttgctttcttgcttgcttgcttgcttgcttgcttgcttatgCTATAGTAGTATCCGACCTCCCAGAGTTCGACGAAATCGATTAACTCGCTATCTTTTCTGTCCTCCCATTCCAGAAAGTGCCCCTGTCCCTGCCACCACCGCACCGAACTCCATCCGACGGACATTCAACTCAGGTTAGAATCACGCAAGAACGGGACTCCTTTTCCAGGCTGTCGATCTCTCGTAGCTCTAGTTGTcgtcgtctcttttttctgcgtatctatctatgtatatcgttctctttttctctttatctatccgtctatctatctacctatctatctatctatctatctatctatctatctatctatctatctatctatctatctatctatctatctgtctgtctatctatatatctacctatatatctacctatgtTTCTTTGTGTCTGGCTGCTCATTGttagtacatatatgtaaataaatccGCTtccgcatatatgtatgtatgagtcAACACGCATTTTGCTTTATCCATTCTTTTACAAATTCATGTAAAGAAGCTTTCGTGAGAAATAcggtaagagaaaaataaaatcttgagGAAGGATGATTAttcgtgaaaaaataaataaataaataaatataagtaaagagatcgttctaaaaaaaataacgaaaccTTAAAGTCGATGTTCGAACATTCGTTCAAGCCAATTAATCCACGttagtatttaaaaataattatactgaAATAGCTTGTAACGCAATGGATTAAACGTGAAATGATATCCGTGTACGTTCTTAAAAAGTTtccattgaaaaattaaagcaaataataggaaaaaaagaaaaagagaaagagaagaaaaaaagagctcAAGAGCATAAGAGCAGTAGGGCAAAGGAGTATAAAATAACGCCGGGAGATTTAAGATTCTATCCTTGGCGAATCCGTTAATCAGCCGTCTAGCGCGAATACACGAACGGAATATTTTAAGGGGAACAATCTCTGACTGTGTATTGCAGCTGCTCAAGCAAAGATTATGGGACAGGAGGACGTCTACGTAAAGAAGGGTAGTACGATAAGCCTCATGTGCACTGTTAACGTGCAAAGTACACCTCCGAGCAGCGTTTCGTGGCATCACGGTGGAGCTGTAGTGGATTTCGACAGCCCCAGGTACGAATTTGCTAAAATCAGTTGTACCTTTGAGACACCTGAGAacgttatatatttcatataaaatataattacacaaAACAACGCATTTTAGAAGAATAGGTACATTCACTTGTTTGTTCGCTAAGTTGAACAATATCATCCACctagctaaaaaaaaataacttaacgaaagagtaagagagtaaaaaagaaagaaagagaaaagaaaggattaaCTCAAAGAGACCGATAACGGGTGCTCACGAAAAGTATCAAAGTATCTTTGTTAATTCAGCGTTCACCACAGGGGCGGGGTATCTTTGGAGACCGAGAAAACCGAAAGCGGCACGACGAGCAGACTTCTCGTAACACAGGCCAGATTGAGCGACAGTGGAAATTACACGTGCATTCCTAGCAACGCGAATCCGGCAAGCGTGATGGTACATGTCCTCAATGGTAAGCTCGCTTTTTTATAGCATTTATTAGTTTAGCTTTTCATTCATGTAGAATCAATCTggaatacgtacatacatacacgtatactataaaagttttattgaaaaatagagtatgaaaaaaaaaagagaaagagagaaagagaacttaCTCGTTTTATTTGATTACGTTCTCCCACGCACAAATAGTCCGAAACAACGCCCATACGTTCGAAAGTTACGTATATAGCTACATTTAATTTCCACGTATTAACTGATCCGATAACGTCCCTGATTCAAGgacgttaaataaaaaacaatgcaaagagggagatagagaacgTAATTCAATGCAAAGTCCGCGCAGTTGCTATGGTCTTCAATGGCTTCTCTtcactgttttttttttttttttttttttttttttattacactgTCTTTCAAAACCAATAGATAGaagttgtaaatattttttccgtCCAAATTAATGCTCCAAATGTCTTTGGTAAAAGAGAGATGCAACAAGGTACACGACGCAACCGTAATTATGCCATCATTACGGTTCGATagattcagaaaaaaaaaaaaccacgaATACCACGGCAAAGGGAATTCATTTCCGCGCGTTTTACTATTCTCGCCGTTCTAAGCGTTCtttccaagagaaaaagagggacagagagagagagagagagagagagagagagagagagagagagagagagagagagagagataatgatTCGTAAAACGACGAAGCACGGAAAGTTTTTCGACAACTTTTCCAAGTGTATTTCGTTCTCCTCGTTCGTTCCAATTTccaatttcgaacgaaatatccTAATTCGAGGGTGGAATTTGCCACAGCGAAATTTCAACGTTTAATTAAGCCGAGTTCCGGATTATCATGCAAAAGGGAACGATGGAAAATCACTAAGTCTCTCGTACGAGATGAGATAAACTATGATCATTAAGCTACGTTGCTACGAAATAGGATTCTCGGAAAAACAgtcaaaggagaaaagaggaaggaacaAACTCACGAGAGTGCTTACTtactttctcccttccttccgACGAAACTTTGATGATGATCTTTCACAAGGACGATTTTAAAGACCAAGGATCGAGTTTCCTTTCGCACTTGACGATTATTCAACAAATTCTCTCTgcctctatcttctttctttctctctctctctctctctctctctctctctctctctctctctctctctctttctctctatctatgtatctatctatctgtataaCAATGGCCGATATGGGCGCAGAGTCTCTTCCAACGGGATGCAACTTCAATGCATCGTACAACTTGCTAACATGCCACGAAATATAACAATTCGAAAGGAAAGCTGGCCGTTCATTCATCAAGGATAGAAATTTCCTTCGTCATTACGTTTGACGTGGCCATATATTCGGGCCGTATATTGGGGCCGCGCCAAGTTATTCGGCTTCGAACTCTCGTCAGCTGAGAAACGTTCTCTCACGATAACACGCGCAATATCTTGTTCGGCAAGTTCGACATTCCGGCCTGTCGATCGGACACGGCTCGTTTGCCAAGAACACACGCTGATGTTACACCAGCAAGATCTACACCGGTAAGAAAGGGAGAGGTGTTTTGCGATCGAACAATGATATCTATTCTCGAATTTAATCTTAGATACGaatattaatcttatataaaatatttttctatcattcgCAATGCGTTTAGTTTAATGAAAAGGctaaatacgaaatatattagatcgtccgttcaatatttaattctaatttccTTATGGCTTACTCCCTTCTGGGAGTAAGTTACTTCGATAAGTACGACGCTTTACAATATTCCGGGATGATATTGCTTTCCGCGGAATAAAGCAATAGTTCCGCTAATTACAACCTAATGCCTTCTCATTAGATCTATTTTCTATGAACGAACGCGAAAGATCATCTAAGCTAATACGCGATATCCTCGCCCAGTGGAATTCCGCGTACGTATTGCATGCCTGGATGGAAGTTAATGCGCGGCAGTTCGTCTGCATAATTAATTCACAGGTAACACCGTCCAACCAAATCGTCCGACCGACCGTACGACCAACCGACtgaccaaccaaccaaccgaccgaTCGACCGGCCGATCGGTGGTCGAGCCGTATTGGTCATCGACGTTATTTCAAACACAGCTGATTACTCCGCGAAATTGACCgcaaatttcgattatttcgcgATAAACTTTGGTTTATTCGAGAGGCCACGGCTCGACCGTTCGCCGCGTGCTATTAACGCGATTAAGCGAGGACGCGACTCGCTTGCGTGCGAAGCTTTTGCTTGTCACCATTTTTCGATAACGAGACACCGGCCGGATAGGTTAAGCGACAAAGTTACGCGAAATTAACTTTCGTCATTAAGCTCGGCAATGGCTTTCCCTTCGGTTCCGTAAATTTCTATGCTTTTCGTTCTATACTTTCCAACAATAAGAACCGATCAATGCTTATCATATTTATCGACTACGTTTACGATCGTAcatgtttctctctccttctctttatccaTCTGTGAAATCTCTTTTCGCTATCTCCgtatatcgtttttatatgtatatatctaaattcAACGATCTTATTTTATCGGATTGGTATatctcgataaattttatctaatgttgaaatattagctcagaaaacaaaaagtactTCTTCCTACCTTTACGAAAAGATcaaatgtacatatgtacttttGATCGATTGCTTAacaacgagagaaacgaaagaaaacgtgTATCTTTCGATGTTTCAGGCGAACATCCAGCAGCTATGCAACACGGTGGCAGCTGTGGCGTCTTCTGTACCGTACCGATCATCCTTCTCACTGGTACTACTCTTCTGATCTCGAACCTGCTAAGGTGAGCGGTCCTTGTTGTGTGAAACGTCGAGGCTAAACGAAAGATTTAGAATTATGAATTAAGAATCGTCCTAAAGGGAAGAGTATGAGCAAATATGTTTACGAGTTAAATCAATATCGACTAAAAAATCAAACAAGTAAATCGCGTTGAAACTTCGAAAGACGATTTCAATGTGCACGATACGAAAAAGAGACACA contains:
- the LOC122627089 gene encoding basement membrane-specific heparan sulfate proteoglycan core protein-like isoform X1, whose product is MHRMTITMKYFHIVLILLGGTHLLRAQPSASPFIKSVGESGSVSSVNVDHGKPTNSWARPQFDDIAPKNITAIVGQTAELNCYVKRPGDRVVSWIRKKDLHILTSSIHTYTGDARFSVKHPESSDEWTLKIEYVQPRDAGIYECQVNTEPKMNLAFTLRVEESAPVPATTAPNSIRRTFNSAAQAKIMGQEDVYVKKGSTISLMCTVNVQSTPPSSVSWHHGGAVVDFDSPSVHHRGGVSLETEKTESGTTSRLLVTQARLSDSGNYTCIPSNANPASVMVHVLNGEHPAAMQHGGSCGVFCTVPIILLTGTTLLISNLLR